From the genome of Neomonachus schauinslandi chromosome 1, ASM220157v2, whole genome shotgun sequence:
TATTATTACATTGTCCTTGACTAATTCTGTCCATGGGACATTAACAAAAATCCCAGCTGGTAGAAGCCTAGAATCAGAATGGAAGCtccattggggtgcctgggtggctcagtcagttaagtgtcagactcttgattttagctcaggtcatgatctcagggttgtaagatccagccccgtgttgggctctgtactgagcagggagtttgagattccctccctctgccccttcccttgcttacacactcactctctctcactctaaataaataaattataaaaatctttaaaaaaaaaagaacggaagCTCATGAATGCAGTAATTATTGCCTATTTTAGCCACCACTATATCCCACTGCCTGTCACACAGcagaactcaataaatacttgtaaaaatgaatgaatacaaactttgatttctttatttatgaagaaatgaGGTTTCGATGATTCTAGACTTTTTTCAAATTCTATGTTCCGGCagcttcagattctttccctccttcttcacCATCCTTACAGTTTTTCCTCAGAGATCACAAGATAGTTGACTAATTCCATGGTAACAGCTCCAGACCTCACATTCTCAAACCCaaacccaaagcaacaaaattgTCATGGACAGTTTTGAGTCTCTGTTTTTCATCCAGGAAGCAAACTCTTTCTCAGAAGACCCAAGCAGagtcctcctctttcttcttggcCTGATTTGGGTCACGTGTCCCAACTCTACCCCTTGCAAAGGTGTCTAGGAAAGAGAATATTTGGCCAAGAGGAGAAGAAGATCCATTATTGACTTAAACAGTGATTTATCCCGCAGGACTGGGCACATTACTATTCTGAGTGAAATCAGGAAGCTGTTcacacagagaaaggggaaattgGCCACTCAGTGGGCAACCATATCAGCCAGAGCTACAAAATCTGACATCTGCTTCTGCTTTTGCTAACCTCTCTTGCTTCCATCTTCaccctgactttttcttttcagatgtgCCCTCTGATGTACAGTTATTTCTTCCACAGGCACCTTGAGCGTGGGACGAAGGGGCCAGTAAAACAGTGTCTGTCCCTCAACGACCATAGGAAGTGGGATAGAAGGCATGAGAGAGAGCAGACTCAGACTTGATAGTGactaattcatttgttcattgcaGCTCCTCCATGGGCCAGGAGCCATTCTAAGCACTGGAGACTCAATGATATACAAGTTAGACAAAGTTTCATCTTTCATGGATTACATGTTCCAAGGGTGGAGAGAATACATTAACAGACAAATACATATTTGgagtcaaaatgaaaaagcatCGAAGAAGAAGATCCCAAtacttgggattttatttttgtgtaatgaGAAGTCACTAGAATGTGTAATTTGGGCAGAAATGTGACAtgattttggtttatattttaagAGACTCACTCTACTTGCCATAAGTAGGGGTATTAAGTTAGTGTTATACCCATTAATAGTACACAATTAAACAAAACATGTataacaaattttgataagtaaTAAACACAAACAGTATATtttggaaatgtatttcttaatgaGAGAGATggagctgtttttttttctatgagtAGTTTATATATTCatgaacaaataatcctagagAGAGAGGAGGTTTAGAGCCaagtatatttctcttttttcttttcatagataCAAGCTTTGAGATGACAACTTCATAATTAAGTATGCAGGGAGGAAAAATTTTATTGTAGTAGTATCATTCACTTCATTTGGGTTCCTTTTGAGTTATTTGTTAAAAATCATACTGCAActtattaaaaattagttttggTGGTCTACCAATCGATAACTGGATGATACCGTTCTTTAATATTGTGTCAAACACTGGAAGTCTCACAACTTATAAAAGGACTTGTTACCCAGTCACCGGATAACTCAACCTTTGTGCCAATATTTTGAATCACTCCTTTCCATTCTGCAGATATTTATACCCCAAGCTGATGAATCATGGTAAGGTTCTATGGCAGGTAaaggttgtgtttttcttttgttatgggGGTGACAGACAATGGCAAATTCATCACTTTGGTCAAAATAAATCTCTGACACATAAGTTTAGGAAACGGTATAtacacaaaacagaaatctagaaatttattctttttaagactgTCATTACTTGTCTCTACCTTGGAAAGTCTGCCTGCACTTAGTTTGGAACCCACTGTTCTACTCATTGAGCTCCAATAAGGGCATGCAtgttactttctttctctgtacTTCTAGTGCCAAGCAAAATTCCTGGCACAGTCAGCATCCTTTTGTTAAACAATGAGGGAACTAGGAGGCTGGAGTAgcaatctcagtttttcccattctCCCCCATATTTTTCCTCATCCTTGCTGAGGTGGAGTTTAATTAGGACGGTGGAGAAATTTTCTGGCTAGAGCAATTCTAAGCCAGGGGCAGTAATACCAAAAATACAACCATGAGAGATGCAAAAATTGTCTTTACTACCCAAGAAGCAGGTTGTAACAAATGAAAGGGACAGTCTGAGTCAGGTTTCCTGTTTGGCGTATGGTTTCATTACAGTCATGCTCACGTAGCTGggttctcttcctcctccccctcccgtCAGGTGGCAGCAGCGAGCAGTGGCCCAGTCTACCGTGCTGCGCTGGCAGTGGCATGTGGTTTCTCCCCGGATATCCCAGGAACCACAGCCACAGCCTCAGGCACAGCCAGTGACAACCATCTCTGCACGGGCACAGGAGACACAGACATTAGAACCCTTGGATTTTGAGTGGAGGGAGGTGTACTCctaccatttttcatttctgcgCAGCCCAGTGGCAGATCTAAGCTTTGTGGGGCTGAAAGGTAATTCAATTTTGAGAGCCctctttcaggggaaaaaaaaatacaaaaattactaAAACACATCTAGGAATAGGGCCATGGAAGAGACCTGGGAAAGTGAGGGCCCTGAGCATTTCTTTGCTTAGACTCATGATATATTTACCTCAATGCTGGCCCTACCCACGCAAACAAGGGAACAGATTCGGAAAGGGAGGTGAATGACGGGGGGGAATGGTAGGTGACAGATCATAACAGGACAACTGAGGGAGGAAGCGCTGGTGTATGAGGTCATGaaagggaggtgggaaaggaagaggcagaaacCCAAGAGCCCTCAGTAGCATTGTTAAGGGAAATGAGAATGGGCAAGAGATCACTGGGAACCAGGAGTTAAGACTCAGCCCCAGGATAATACAAACATGAGACAGGGGGAAGGTAAAGATGCTGGGGGATGGTCAGGGGAGGGCACAGGGCATCTTACCCACCATTCCTCCTCGTGGAATTACTTACCTGCAGGGCAAGAGGATAGTCTGCCTGAGTTTGTGATACTGACACATGACATCCTTTTTGTTGGGAAAGGATTTAAGTCTGAATAGGACAGAAGAAGGGATATTGCCCATGATATCTGTCTGAGGAATGATCAGGggttctctcccactccccacccccagtcaatTACCTAAGCTTTTGAGAGCTTCCTTTATCTTTATGTCCACAATGGAGTCTAAGGAACACGGAGCAGTCCCTGGGATCATCAGCTGGAGGAGGATGAGAATAAGAAGGAAGCAAGAGGTAGACTTCATCCTGTAGAATGGCAGTGTCCTGGGGCTGGGGAAAGATAGAATGCTGACATCTCTCAGCTCCACTATGgttgggaaggaagggcaaagaaCATGTGAAGAGtttcaagagagaagagaggaacacCAGTATCAGTATGGAAGAGGCTGGATCTCTTCCAAGTGGCTCGAAGAATTAGGAAGAGTGGCTGCAAAGCGAATTCACTCACTGAGAAGTTCAGAAAAGGTCTGCAAAGACTGGTCAGGAAAGGATGCTTTATACCCTGTGATATTGACCTGGACACCCCTCAACACACAAGCAAGCACAATATACAAACACACTCTCCAgtacattttcaaagaaatgcgTGCTAGGGCGTGACACACAACTGTGATAAATTCAGTGTGTCTATGATAAGCAACAGCTGCCTTTGCTCTGGTTCTCTGCCAAGGGGTGTCCTCCTGCCTTTCTGTTCTTCCCTCTCGTTTCTTCTTGGCAACCTGATAAGGCCAGTACCTAAGCCTTCTGTTAACAGCCCCATATTATAGGTCTTTGTGTGATCCTTCATCAGGAAGAGGTGACTTTAAGGTCTCAACAGAACCCTATTTGTCACCTGTTTAGACATCATTTTATTGTGCCTGGCTAATCCCATCTGTGGGAAAGTAACAGAAAACCTGATTAGCACTTGTTTATAAACAGGGAAGTTTACTATTTACTTAAACAGAAGCAAAGCGTTTGATTGCAAGGTTCTTGTTGGAGGTTCAAGAGGGTCATTACCAGCCTGATCTCTTCCCCTTTTTTCCTACCATCCTCAGCTCACTGGATTTTTATCCTTGATCCACTCTCTTGACAGTCGCAAGGTGGCAGGCATTATGACAGCCTCTGTCAAGATcctgagcaggaaggaaggactgGGGTAAGGCCATTTTCTTTGGAggttttgccttttcattttggaagCAAGCTTTTCCCCTAGAAACTCAAGCAAATTTCCCCTTACATTTCATTGTTCAGTTCTGAGTCACATGATCTCCCTTTCCTGTGTGGCTAAGAAATTGAGTAGATCTCTACAATCCCTTATATACGACCATTGGGCTCATATGTGATTTATTCTCTAGGATGGGGCACATGGTCACCAGGATTGAATCCCATGATTCGCAAGCCAAATGAAGAAGCAGAGAATGGCTGTTGGATGACCGCTGTTGGAGGCAGTCAGGTGGGGAAGCCTGGCTCTGCTGCAGCTGTGGCCAGCCTCACCGCCTCTTTCCCTAAAGATGCCCTCTGAGGACCAGCTATTTCTTCGACATATCTCTCCCAGGAAACTTTGAGAATGATGCTAACAAAAAGTCAAGGATGCTTCCTTAATGCACCGATAGGAGCTAAGGAAACAAAAGAGTGATAAAGAGCAGGAAAGAGCACAGATTTGGATTTGGTATAAAAGTTGAGTACATTTGTCCATTTGTTAATTCAATGAGTATAGATCTTCTCTATATAAATTATAGCTCTGGTGACTCAGCAGTGGGCAATGTAGGCAAGGTTTTTGCCCTCTTGAGACTATACTCTAAGGtggaagataaatatataatatgtcagaTATAGAAAAATgccctgaaggaaaagaaatgaaggcaagGCAATTGAATATACTTCTGTGTTGTATATAATGCAGTGTGTTCAGGGAAGACATCTCAGAAAAGATAACTTGTAAACAATGACCTGTAGATGTGTGGGTCATACCATAGAAAAAGCTGGGGCAAATGTTTCAGGCTCAGGGGCAAACAAATATAAAGAGCTAAGGCAGAGAGATGGTTGGTGTGTCGAAGGAATAGCAACAAAGGCAGTGTGGCTGAAAAGAGTGAAATGAGTAAAGGAAAGAGAAGTGAGAAAAGTGGTCAAAAACACAACTGGGGCCAGGTTGGTTATACAGCACTTGTAAACCAACATAAGGGCTCTGGGTTTTATTGTAAATTTGATGGGAAATTACTGGAGCATTTTGCTCAGGAGAATGAtgatatgatttatttatataagatcatttatgttttataaagctTACTAAGGCCACTGCTGTGGAGGAAAACAGGTAAGCAAGGAAACCAAGCAGCAAGCTTTCGTACAGTTCCAGATATCAGATGGTAGTAAGGGAAGGAGTGAGAACTGGgtaaatttttgttatatatagaAGGTTGAGCCTCTTAAGTTTTACTGATGCACTGGGTATGAGATATAGGAGAAACAGAGTAATGAAAGATCAAGGTTATATTCTAAATGACTTGTTGAAGAATGATGCCATTTGCTGAAATGGGGACCCCTGGGGACAGCATAGATATGGCAAGAACAttaaatcatatttgatcatagtCAATTTAATATGTCTATTAGACATCCAGGTGGAGCTGTGGCATAGGAGTTGGGTATACAAGTCTAGGGTTCAGGGGAAAGGTGAGAGTCAGAGATATAAATTTGAGAATAGTCAATCCACAGATGAATATAATAACATAGATAATTTAATGAAAGAAGTGAAAACTTTTTTAAGGGAGTCAAGAAAGTGATAGACTGGGAAGCGGATGACCAAAAGAACATTGGTTTAAGATATGGATTGAACTAGTGGGTTTGTTGAGAAtggcagggaaagagaagagaacgGGATCACAAGAGAGTATGCTTGGTTTACAACGAGCCTGGGCAACAGGGAGAGTGACCGTAACCTCTGGGCAACACTTGTAGTCAGCAGCATGCCTAGCATATTTGATACCCATGGGGATCACTCTAACACTCTTCTCCTTCACataacaaaattatttccagTAATAATTATGCAATGATCAGTAATAATCATTATTTCTTGATTCATTCTctagttttaaaacaaacataaaaacattaaaagaacaaatgTCAATTTTAAAGCTATTGTTTAAattcagcataatatttttgtgtgaattaaaattttcacttaccaaacaaaaaatattatacCATTCAGTTTGCACACTCTTtgagtttaaaaatttaaaaacaattaaactCCACACAATCATATAGAGTGACCAAATTGATGTAATTTAAATACCATTAATTATTCTTTACAGTCACTGGGCTATCATTACTTATTTAGATTAAACTGTTTAACTGCAGGAATACATGGCAAGATAGGAGTTGTAGACATAAAGGCAAACTTGAATGTTTCTGAAGGGTTatgaacttactttaaaaattgaaatgaggCATATCACAAGGCATATCACAAACTCCAtcattagtagaaggaaggatataataaacatcagaatagaaataaatgaaataaagactaaaaaaattaatagaaaaaaaataatgacattaagaactggttctttgaagggcacctggggtggctcagttggttaagcctctgactcttggttttggctcacgttacgatctcatgggtcatgcgattgagccccatgtcaggcttcctgctcagcggggtgtctgcttctccctttctctctgcctcccgcCCCCCAtgtgctcaagctctctctctctctcaaataaataaatatatatatttttaaaagagctggttctggggcacctgagtggttcagttggttaagtgtcagccccgtatctggctccctgctcagcagagagccttcttctccttctctctctgtctcccggcttgtgctctcactctctctctgtcaaataaataaataaaatacttttttttttttttaaaaaagagctggttctttgaaaaaataaacaaaattgctaagcttttagccagactcattaagaaaaaaggagagagggacctaaataagtaaaatcagaaatgaaagaggaaagtaacaactgacaccaaagaaatacaaagaataataaGAGACTACtaggaaaaattatatgtcaacaaattggactacctagaaaaaaactgataaattcctagaaacatacaatctttcaaaactgaatcaggatgaaatagaaaatttgaatacattGATAACTAGTAATGAGATTGAAACATTAAtcacaataaacaaaagtccaggaccagatggcttcacaggtgaactctaccaagtatttaaagaagagttaatacctattctcctcaaattattccaaaagatagaagagaaaggaaagcttccaaataattctatgaagccagcataaCCCTCATACCAAAACAGATAAAGAtactacagaaaaagaaaactacaggccaatatcctgaTAAACGTAGATgcaaaaaaatcctcaataaaatattagcaaaccatattcagcaatacatttaaaaataattcatcacAATCAAATGGGACTTATTCCAGGGATACATAGTTGGTTCAATATTCActaatcaatcaacataatataccacattaacaagaaaaaggataaaaaccatatgatcatttccccagatgcagaaaaagcatttgacaaagtacaacatccattcatgataagaaTTCTCAACAAGGTGaatttagagggaacatagctcaatataaaaaaggccatatatgataaacccacagctaatatcatacttaatgttgAAAAGCTAAGAGCTGcgctaaaatcagaaacaagacaaggatgtccacttccaattttattcaacataatactggaagtcctagccacagcaatcacacacacacacacacacacacacacacacacacacacaataaaaggcatctaaattggtaaggaagaagtcaaactgtcactattAGCAGTTGACATGATACAATgcatagaaaaccctgaagactccaccagaaaacttagaagtaataaataagttcagttaagttggaggatacaaaattaacacacagaaatcagttgcatttctatacactagtaacaaagtagcagaaagagaaatcaggaaaaaattctatttgtaactgcaacaaaaagaataaagtacatagcaatacatttaaccaaggagataaaagacctaTAACCTTAAAAgcataaaacattgatgaagtaaaatgaagacaacacaagtggaaaaatattccatgctcatgaattaatattgtcaaaatgtccatactacccaaaataccaacattttttgTAGAActagaataatactaaaatttgtatagaaccacaaaagaccctgaataaccaaagcaatcctgagacagaagaacagaaatggaggtaacacaatcccagatttcaaatatactacaaagctataataatcaaaacagtacagtattgactcaaaaatagatgcatagatcaacagaagatagtagaaagcccagaaataaactcatgcttatctggtcaattaatctatgacataGGAGGccagaatatacaatgggaaaagagagtctcttcaataaatggtgttgggaaaactggacagctacatgcaaaagaatgaaactggacctctttctaacactatacataaaaataaactcaaatgggttagagagctaaatgtgagacctgaaatcataaaacttctagaagaaaacataggcagtaatctctctgacattggctttagcaacatttttctagatatgtctcttcagggaagggaaatgaaggcaaaaataaactatagggactacaccaaaaaaaaaaaaagattttaggggcccctgggtggtcagtcattaagcgtctgccttcagctcgggtcatgatcccagggtcctgggatcacgagcctcacattgggctccctgctctgtgtggagcctgcttctccctctcccactctccctgcttgtgttccctctctcactgtctctctctctctgtgaaataaataaaatctttaaaaaaatataaataaataaaaatattttacacagtgaaggaaaccaaaacaaagaggcaacctactgaatagaagatCTTTTCACATTATATAcatgataaggggttaatatccaaaatatatgaagaactcacacaactcaatattataaaaacaagTAATTCAATCAAAACATGGgcagaggatttgaatagacatttttccatagacatgcagatggccaacagacccatgaaaagatgctcaatatcagtAATTACCAGGGAAacgcaagtcaaaaccacaatgagatagcatctcacacctgtcagaatggctagactcaaaaacacaagaaataacaagtgttggcaaggaggtggagaaaagggaacacttgcgAACTCtcagtggaaatgtaaattggtacagccactgtggaaaacagtatggagtttcctcaaaaaattaaaagtagaaatactatGCAATCCAGTAATTCCGCtattagatatttacccaaaggcaataaaacactaatttgaaaagatatatgcacccctatgtttattgcagcattatttacaagagacAAGATATCGAAGTGGCCCAAGTCTccgtcaatagatgaatggataaagaagatgtgaggtgtttgtgtgtgtgtattatatatgtatatttatatataatggaatattagtcataagaAAGGATGAgttcttgccatttgagacaatgtggatggatctagagggtataatgctaattGAAACAAGttagtcagaaaaagacaaataccatatgatttcacttaaatgtagaacctaaaaaacaaacaaatgaaacaaccaataaaccaacaaacaaaaagcagaaatagacccataaatatagaaaacaaactgatggttgtcagaggatAGCGGAGGGCAAGGATGAGCAAAATggtgaaggagagaaggagatacaggtttccagttatgggatgaataagtcacagggataaaaagtacaacatagggaatatagtcaatggtactgtaatagcattccatggggacagatggtagctacgcttatggtgaacatagcataatatatagacttgttgaatcactatgttgttcacctgaaactaatgtaacattgtgtgtcaattatatttcaattaaaaaaaaatgaaggttgaTAGCTGAGACTGAATATTTAGAGCCCACCCATATAACT
Proteins encoded in this window:
- the RETNLB gene encoding LOW QUALITY PROTEIN: resistin-like beta (The sequence of the model RefSeq protein was modified relative to this genomic sequence to represent the inferred CDS: substituted 1 base at 1 genomic stop codon), with the translated sequence MKSTSCFLLILILLQLMIPGTAPCSLDSIVDIKIKEALKSLDLNPFPTKRMSCVSITNSGRLSSCPAEMVVTGCAXGCGCGSWDIRGETTCHCQRSTVDWATARCCHLTGGGGGREPSYVSMTVMKPYAKQET